One segment of Ipomoea triloba cultivar NCNSP0323 chromosome 12, ASM357664v1 DNA contains the following:
- the LOC115999337 gene encoding fasciclin-like arabinogalactan protein 1 gives MVSYMFVSTCAAAVFLSLPCCSYREAYNITAILAKYKEFSTFNHYLSLTHLAAHINNCNTIIVCAVDDAAMADLLAKHHSIYFHVLLDYYGANKLHQLTNDTAVTATMFQATGFAPGAAGFVNIADLKGGKVRFSPHDNGGGLPATFVKAVEEIPYNISIIHINSVLPSAVAEAPALSQARQTSLS, from the exons ATGGTTAGTTATAT GTTCGTGAGTACATGTGCGGCTGCGGTGTTCCTCTCTCTGCCCTGTTGCTCCTACCGTGAGGCTTACAACATTACCGCCATTCTGGCCAAGTACAAGGAGTTCTCTACCTTCAACCACTACTTATCACTCACCCACCTAGCCGCCCACATCAACAACTGCAACACAATCATTGTCTGCGCCGTCGATGATGCCGCTATGGCAGATCTGCTCGCCAAGCACCACTCAATCTACTTCCATGTGCTCTTGGACTACTATGGTGCAAATAAGCTCCACCAACTCACCAATGACACTGCAGTCACTGCCACTATGTTCCAAGCCACCGGGTTCGCTCCGGGTGCTGCCGGATTCGTCAATATTGCAGATCTAAAAGGCGGAAAGGTCAGATTCAGCCCTCACGACAATGGAGGAGGACTCCCTGCAACTTTCGTCAAGGCCGTTGAAGAGATTCCTTACAACATTTCCATCATTCATATCAATAGTGTACTGCCATCGGCGGTAGCTGAAGCGCCGGCCCTGAGCCAAGCAAGGCAAACATCACTAAGCTAA